The genomic segment CCCGGGTGATCGGCCTGATCAGCGCGTACGGAACTGCTTACGGCACCCTCTCCCGGACGACGGCCCTCGTCCACGCCGAACAGTGCGGGCTGCCGGTGGCCCGGCGGGGCGGGGCGACGCGCGGCGGCCTGGTGGGCCTGCCCGCCCCCGGGGAACGGCACGTGCCGCGCCTCGCGTGGCCGGGCGGCCCCGGAGCGCCGGTCCCGGTCGACGTGCTGCCGGAGGCGCCGGCGGCGTACCACGACAGTCTGCTCATCGCCGGGGACCGCGTGATCGGTCCCCGTGCCGGCGACTACGGCGAGCGCTGCCACCGCCTCGCCGGCGCGCTCGGCACACGGCACTTCGAGCTCCGGTTCGCGCCCCGCCCGACCGGCGCCGTCGTGACGGACGTGCACCTCTGCCCGCGCCTGGACGACCCGCTGCACGTCGAGGCCACCGCCTCCTTCATGGTGGCCGTCGCCGGACAGCCCACAAGGAGGCCCGAGTGATCCTCTTCTTCGGCCGTACGGACGACCCGCCCCTCACCCGCGCGATCAGCGCCGCACGGGACGCCGACCTGCGGCACCTGGTGATCGACCAGGCCCGCACCGCCAGGTACGACCTCGTCGTCGGAACGGACGCGCTGGACGCCCGGTTGACCGTCGAGGGGATGCGGGTCCCGCTCGGCGACGTGTCGGCCGTGTACGCCCGCCCGCTGGAGCCGCCCGCCGACGGGGACCCGGCGGCCCGGGCGCGAGCGGCGGCATTCCAGGAGTGGTTCGTCGGCTGGCTCGACACGACCCCGGCCGTCGTGGTCAGCCGGCCCGGCGCCATGGAGTCCAACTCCTCCAAGCCGTACCAGGCCCAGCTCATCGGACGCTCGGGCTTCGCCGTACCGGAGACGCTGGTCAGCGACGCCCCCGACGAAATCCTCGCGTTCCGCGCCCGGCACGGCCGGATCATCTACAAGTCGGTCAGCGGCATCCGCTCCATCGTCAGGGAGTTCACCGACGCCGACGAGAGCCGTCTCGCTCTCGTCCGCGGACTCCCGACGCAGTTCCAGGCCTACGTGCCGGGCCAGGACGTACGCGTCCACGTCGTCGGCGAGGACACCTACGCCGCGGCCGTCGACAGCGACGCGATCGACTACCGCTACGCCGACCAGGGTGGGGAGTCCGTCCGGCTCGCCCCGTACGACCTGCCCCCGGACACGGCCCGGCGCTGCGTGGAACTCGCGGCCTCGCTCGGCCTGCCGCTCGCGGGCATCGACCTGCGCCGCACACCCGACGGCGCGTGGGTGTGCTTCGAGGTCAATCCCATGCCGGCCTACAGCTACTACGAGGCGCACACCGGCCTGCCCATCTCCTCGGCGCTCGTCGCATACCTCGACGGCCGCCGGGCCGCGGCTCCCGTGGGGGTGTGAACCGTGGTCCAGGCCGTCGAGAACCTCACCGCACTCACCCTCCGGCTCCTCGCCCGGACCGCCCACCCACGGCTCGACGCGTGGGACCTCGCCACCTGCCAGGTACTCGCCTCCCTCCCCGTACCGGGCCTGGCCGATCTGATCTCCCCCAACCTCACGGGCTCCCGGCTGAGTCTCGGCATCCGGCGCGAGCTCCTCCAGGACGTGGTGCCCGGGGCGACCCTCCACCTCCGGGCGAGACTCGGCTCCTCGGGCGACGTCCTGGCGGAACCCCACCCGGCCACCGGCGACTTCCGGGTCGAGCGGCCCTGACCGGTTCCATCCGGGACCTCTCCCGTAGATCCGGTGCAGCCCCGGTGTCCACCGGCCGATGGACCGGCCGATGGACCGGCCGATGGACCGGCCGATGGACCGGCCGATGGACCGACCGAAGGGCACCGACCGAAGGGCACCGACCGAAGGGCACCGACCGATGGACCGACCTCCTTGTGCCCTGGGCGATGCCGCCACCCGAGCCGGAGGACGTCGCCGTGGGCGGCTCCCGGGAGCCGGTGCCACCGTGGCCGCCGTCGGTCAACGGCCATGAGCGCGGCCTTCCAGAGCCATGCCAGGTGGTCCTTCCAGAGCCATGCCCGGTGGTTCGGATCGGCGGCTCAGGGCAAGGGCGGCGACGTCGGTGACGGCGTACCAGGCTCGGAATCCTCTCGCGGCGGGCCTCTTCCCCGCTCCCGACCCCGCTGTGGTGGCTGGCGGATGTTCACGCGGTTGGGCGTGGCGACAGCGGATGAGTGGGGCCGGTGCGCGGGCTGCGGACGGCCTGTTCGTCGGCCCGGGCGCATGAGGCCGGGAACGGCCCGGTGCCTCCGCCGCGACCGCATCGCCGCGAAGACCTTGCTCATCACGCGTTGTCAGATGAGGGAGACGGCGACCAGTGCGGTGGTGGAGCCGCCGAAGACCACGGTGTTGCGCAGGTAGGTCTGAGCGCGCACCCAGTGGGGGAAGGCACCCTCGGCGGCCTGGAGGAAAGGCGCTACTTCGACGCGGGCCAGCTCCGGGTCGCCCTTGCGGCGGAAGGCGGTCTCCACGGACTTCACCGCGGTGAGGTTGCTGTGGACGATCACCACGTTCATCAGCAGCACCAGTGAGTGGGGCCGATTCGCCCGCCGGTGAAGGGTTCGGGGGACTCGGCTCCGGCAAGGGCGTCTTCGGCGTCGTGAGCGACGGGCCGCGCCCGCCCTGGACGGCTCGTTCCGGTCCAGGGTCCCGCCGTTGATGCTTCAGGACTGAACGCTTCAGTGCAGCGCCAAGCTGTTGTCGGGGGTCAGGCCGCTGAGCTTTTCGGGGTTGACCTGGAAACGCAGGTTCTGGATGCGGCCCTCGACGAGGTCGAACGAGAGGGCGCCGACTGTGTGTCCGTCGAGGGTGGCCAGGACACCGAGCTCGCCGTTGATGACGGCCGGCTCCATGGTCAGGGCGGCCAGTTCGGGCTTGGCGAGGAAACCCACGATCCAGCGCGCGACGTGGTCGGTGCCGTGGAGGGGGCGGCGGGCGGCGGTGACCTTGCCGCCGCCGTCGGACCAGGCGGTGACCTCGGGGGCGAGCAGCTCCATGACGGCGTTCAGGTCGCCGCCCGCGCAGGCCTCCATGAACCGGGTGGTGACCTGCCGGCGCCGGGTCTGGTCGGTGTCGAAGCGGGGGCGGCGGGCCTGGACGTGCTCGCGTGCGCGGTGGGCGATCTGGCGGACTGTCGGCTCGGGACGTTCGAGGGTGTCGGCGATCTCGGCGTGCGAGTAGCCGAAGACCTCGCGGAGCAGGAAGACGGCGCGTTCGACGGGGCTGAGGGTTTCCAGGACGACCAGCATCGCGGTGGAGACGCTGTCGGCCAGTTCGGTCTCCGCGGCGATGTCGGGGGAGGTCAGCAGGGGCTCGGGGAGCCACGGGCCGACGTAGGTTTCGCGGGTCGCCCGTGCGGAGGTGAGGCGGTTCAACGAGAGGTTGGTGACCGTGCGCACCAGGTAGGCCTTGGGGTGGCGGATCGCGTCGCGGTCCGTGGTGCTCCAGCTCAGCCAGGTGTCCTGGAGGACGTCCTCGGCGTCGGTGACGCTGCCCAGCATGCGGTAGGCGGTGGCGAACAGGAGCCTGCGGTGTTCGATGTACGGGTCCTGCTCGTCCCTGGCGTCGACCATCGGCTCATGTTGCCAGCGCCGTAACCAGGGCGGCAAGGCCCTGGATCATGGCGCTGGGAGCCGATGCGCCCGTCATGCCGCGGGCCTGCGGGTGGCGCGGCCGCCCCTGGAGACGATGGTGGTGACGTTCACGCGCTTGCTGAATCGGTAGGTCGTGAGCGGGCTGCCGCTGACCATCTCCTTGTACGCGACGGCGCTCCGGCCGGTGAGGTGCACGCGGCGAGGGGTTTCGTCGGCCTTGGTGAACTGGATGACGGCGTCCCGGCGGCCGAGGCTGACCGGCTGGTGGAAGTAGCCGAAGCGGAACGGTTTGACGGCCTTGCCGCGCACGAGCCGCGCGATGGTGTCGGCGGTGTACTGGGCGGTGGGCAGGCCGCTCTGGCAGGT from the Streptomyces sp. NBC_00310 genome contains:
- a CDS encoding ATP-grasp domain-containing protein gives rise to the protein MILFFGRTDDPPLTRAISAARDADLRHLVIDQARTARYDLVVGTDALDARLTVEGMRVPLGDVSAVYARPLEPPADGDPAARARAAAFQEWFVGWLDTTPAVVVSRPGAMESNSSKPYQAQLIGRSGFAVPETLVSDAPDEILAFRARHGRIIYKSVSGIRSIVREFTDADESRLALVRGLPTQFQAYVPGQDVRVHVVGEDTYAAAVDSDAIDYRYADQGGESVRLAPYDLPPDTARRCVELAASLGLPLAGIDLRRTPDGAWVCFEVNPMPAYSYYEAHTGLPISSALVAYLDGRRAAAPVGV
- a CDS encoding RNA polymerase sigma-70 factor gives rise to the protein MVDARDEQDPYIEHRRLLFATAYRMLGSVTDAEDVLQDTWLSWSTTDRDAIRHPKAYLVRTVTNLSLNRLTSARATRETYVGPWLPEPLLTSPDIAAETELADSVSTAMLVVLETLSPVERAVFLLREVFGYSHAEIADTLERPEPTVRQIAHRAREHVQARRPRFDTDQTRRRQVTTRFMEACAGGDLNAVMELLAPEVTAWSDGGGKVTAARRPLHGTDHVARWIVGFLAKPELAALTMEPAVINGELGVLATLDGHTVGALSFDLVEGRIQNLRFQVNPEKLSGLTPDNSLALH